CCAGTACAAAGGAAAAGAAGTAGTTGAAAAGTAAGCTTTACTCAAACAAGGAGGTAACTAACCTCCTTGTTTTTTTGTATTTTACGAGAATCGGAAGTATAAGGGAATAATCCCAACATATTTAGATGAAATCGGGAAAATAAGTTGTGAAAATGGAGGAGAGCATGGTGAAAAAGGCAGTACATATTGAAATTCGAGATGAAATCGGTTGGGTCATTCTGAATCAACCCAATCGGTATAACGCAATAAATTTTGAGATGATTGATTTATTAGAAGAAGGAATTGCGAGATTGAAAAATGATGAATCTGTAAAGGCTCTCGTCATAACCGGAGCTGGAGAGAAAGCATTTTGTTCAGGTGGTGACCTTTCTGCATTCCATCAATTACATTCAGAACAAGAAGCCTATTCGATGCTCTCTAGAATGGGCAAGGTATTACTGGACCTGTTTCAGTTTCCTAAACCTACTGTTGCGTTATTAAATGGTGTTGCGGTAGGGGGAGGATGTGAAATTGCTACAGCTTGTGATATCCGTATAGCGAGCGACCATGTGAAATTCGGTTTTATCCAAGGGAGTTTAGGCATTACAACAGGTTGGGGTGGGACGACGTTTCTGATGGAGCGAGTCCCAAAGGATGCAGCTTTTGAGTTATTAATCCGTGCAAACAAAATACCTGTCACAACAGGTTTGCAAATCGGTTTTATTCAACAGGTTTTTGCAAAAGAAACGATCCAAGAAGATTTTCAAAATTGGATTCGTCCTATGTTGAAAAATACAAGAGGCGTACTTGAAGCATATAAGCAGAGACGTCTTGACCAAATCGATTACAAAACGATCAAGAAACGAATGAATCAAGAAATCAGTGAATGTTCTCGGTTGTGGGCATCAGACGAGCATCATCAAGCAGTGGCTGCATTTCTAAAACGTCAATAAGAATCTAAAGTATAAGAAAACCAAAGAAAACCAATCAACTAGTAGAACGAGAGTCTATCTTATCTATCAACTGCATATGTTGTAAATAAAGTAGTCATGTATGGAGGGATGTTGATGGGCTCTACACGGCAAGATGCTTGGAATCATGATGAAGATCTATTGTTAGCAGAAGTTGTATTGCGTCATATTAGAGAAGGTGGGACTCAATTAGCAGCATTTGAGGAAGTAGGGAGAAAGCTATCCCGTACGTCTGCCGCATGTGGATTTAGATGGAATTCATTATTACGGAAGAGGTACGATGCAGCAATAGCGATCGCAAAAAAACAAAGAAAGACTATGAATCAAACTAGTAAACCGAAGAAAGCGAACGAGAAACAAAGGGATCAAGTCAAAGTTATGAGTAACAATGCAGTAGAATTGAGTTTGGATGAAGTCATTCAATACTTACAAACACTTCAAGAAACTGAGGCGCATTCACAAGCCATATTAAGTGAGTATCATCAACTCCAGGATGAGAATGCAAATCTAATTAAACAAAATAAGGCACTTTCCATTCAATACGATCAATTACAAAATGAGTATGAGAAAATACATGAGGATCACAAAGTCTTATTGAATTTCATGGATCGCGCAAGGAAGATGGCGATCAGTGATGACGAATCAGCTGCTACTCAAGTCAAATTCCAAATGGACTACAATGGTAATCTCGAAAAGATAGAAAAGTAAGCAAGGAAAAAGTGGTCGATCATTCAGTGATCGACCACTTTCCGTATTGGAATAAATTTAATTTGTTATTTTACTTCTTATACTCTAAGACTCAATGCTTTCAGACGACAGGTCAGTTTCCTTAATTAAGCTATTATCTGTGGTAGGATCCTGTTGTTCATGAACGCCATCTGGATACCATACATATGGATTTTCTCCTCTGTCACGATTTGGATTGTACGTTACAGAAGAAAAGTTCATTTTTTCCCAAAATTCACTAGAACGTTGTCTTGCGTTCGTCTTAACTGGAAGATTATATGATTTCGCATACTGAACAAGCGCACTACCGAATCCTTTTCCGTGATAATCAGGCAATACTTCTAGCTTCCATAGCTCAAGGTAATCTTGTGGCGGATCGAAATATCGATCATAATGGCCATCGATTCGATATAGACTCATTCGAGCTACTAGCTTATTACCATAATAAATACCATAGAATGGTGATTCACTATCATTTTCAATGATATTTTCCTGAAGGTCTTCTAACATAGATAGCTCTTGAACCCCGTATTCCTTGAACTTTTTAAATTCCTCAAGGGTTTTATAGTTTACGAGAAGTTTTTGCACTTTATACATATATAAGCATCCCCCTTCAATTACTCTCCCTTTCTATCTCATTTTATTATATAATAAAATTACGAAAAATTCTGCAAAAGTGAAAAATTTCTGCAAATTTCTACAGGAATCTTGATTATTCATGTTGAAACTAGTAGATTGTAGCCCATGTAGTTAGGAGGAGATTATTTGAAAAAGTTACTTATTGCCAACAGAGGAGAAATTGCAGCAAGAATTGTAAGGACATGTGAAAAACTAGGTATAGAGCCTGTTATTGTGTATTCACAAGCTGATAAGGATCTACCCTACGTGAAGAATGCTAAGATTGCACATGAAATTGGAGAACCTCCAGTTGCGAAGTCATACCTAAATAGTGATAAAATATTAGAGGTTGCTCGTACTGAACAAGTAGATGCAATCCATCCAGGTTATGGTTTTCTATCCGAAAATGCAGATTTTGTTCGCAATGTTGAAAACGCTAACATGATCTTTATCGGACCAACAGCAAATGTTGTTGAAGCCATGGGAGATAAAGTGAAAGCGAGAAAGACCATGCAAGAAGCGAATGTCCCGGTTGTTCCAGGTAGTGATGGGGCTTTAAAGGATGTTGAAGAAGCTGTTCAGTTAGCAGGTGAAATCGGATATCCGGTTATGATTAAAGCTAGTGCTGGTGGCGGCGGGATCGGTATGCAAAAGTGTGAAGATGAAAAAACATTGAGAACAGCATTTGTTTCAAGCCAAAACCGAGCAAAGGCGTACTTTGGAAATGATGAAATGTTCATGGAGAAATTTATAACGAACAGTCGTCACATCGAAGTGCAAATTTTTGGAGATGAGCACGGGAATGTCGTCCATTTATTTGAGCGGGATTGCTCGATCCAACGTCGACATCAAAAAGTAATTGAAGAAACCCCGTCTCCTTTCTTAAGTGAGGAAGTACGCACTGAAATTTGTAATGCGGCTGTACAAGCTGGTAAACATGTAAAGTATACGAATGCAGGAACAGTTGAATTTATCGTTGATGAAGAAGAGAACTTCTATTTCTTAGAAATGAATACTCGTCTTCAAGTGGAACATCCTGTAACAGAAATGGTGACAGGGTTGGATTTAGTAGAATGGCAAATTGAAATTGCGCAATCTAAACCTCTACCAAAAAGTCAAGAAGAATTAACTAAGAAGGGTCACAGTTTTGAGTTTAGAATTTATGCGGAAGACCCAACAACATTTTTACCATCACCTGGTAAGATCGATACATTCGAGTATCCCACTAGAGAAGGTGTACGTGTTGACACAGGGTTTGCATCACAAACTCAAGTGACACCATTTTATGATCCTATGATTGCCAAAGTCATTATTTATGGTACAAACAGACAAGAAGCGATTACGAAATCGATTCAATTCTTTGACGAGTGGAAATTGGATGGAATCAAGCATAATGGTCCTTTGTTCACGACTGTACTTAACGAAGAATCGTTTCAAAAAGGAAATTACACTACACTTTATTTAAATCAACTAAATACAAAAGTAAAAAACTAGGAGTGGTCCAACATGAAGGAAATTACAGCATCAATGGCAGGAACGGTATTAAACGTATTAGTATCTGAAGGTGAAAGTGTCACTTCAGGTCAATCTGTGTTAACGCTTGAATCAATGAAAATGGAAATCCCAATTGAGACAACTGAAGCAGGGGAAGTAAGCTCAGTAAATGTAAACGTTGGAGATTTCGTTAATGAAGGTGACGTATTAGTCGTTATGAAGTAAATATGAATGAGCGCTCGTTCTCTCATAAGCAATGAAGGAGGATTTAGATGTTGAAAACAATTAATGAGACATTGCAAGAGACGAAAGCAAGAGTTGAAGCTGGTGGTGCCGAAAAGTACCACGAGAAATTGAAAACTCAAAATAAGTTGTTTGCTAGAAAACGTCTCGAACTATTATTTGATGACGGTACTTATACAATTGAAGATGGTAAGTTTGCGAACAACCAAGCAGAAGGTTTACCTGCAGATGGTGTCGTAACCGCTATTGGTAAAGTAAACGGTCAAAAGGTTTGTGTAATGGCGAATGATTCAACTGTTAAAGCGGGCTCATGGGGAGCGCGAACAGTTGAAAAAATCATCAGAATTCAAGAAACAGCAATGCGTTTGAAACTGCCAATGTTTTATTTGGTGGATTCTGCAGGTGCAAGAATCACTGACCAAATAGAAATGTTCCCGAATCGTAGAGGGGCTGGGAAAATATTCTATAATCAAGTGAAAATGTCTGGTATGGTTCCTCAAGTTTGTGTTTTATTCGGACCTTCGGCAGCAGGTGGAGCTTATATACCTGCCTTTTGTGACACAGTAATTATGGTCGATCAAAATGCGTCTATGTATTTGGGATCACCACGTATGGCTGAAAAGGTCATAGGAGAAAAGGTGACACTAGAAGAAATGGGCGGAGCAAGAATGCATTGTAGCATAAGTGGATGTGGAGATGTACTTGCACATGATGAGGAGGAAGCGATCGCTTCAGCTAGAGATTATATATCTTACTTCCCATCAAACTATAGAAACAAACCTGAGAAGCTGGAAGGCGTATCTCCTGTAAAAGGTAGAGCGCTATCTGATATTGTTCCAGAGAACCAAAATGTCCCATTTGATATGTATGAGTTCATCGATGGTCTAGTTGATGAAGGTAGCTTCTACGAAATGAAAAAGCTCTTTGCACCTGAGATGATAACAGGATTTGCAAGAATGGATGGGAAGGTCGTAGGAATTGTTGCGAACCAACCGAAGGTTAAAGGTGGAGTCTTGTTTGTAGATTCAGCAGATAAAGCAGCGAAATTCATTACATTATGTGATGCCTTCTCGATTCCGTTGCTATTCCTTGCTGACGTTCCAGGATTTATGATCGGAACGAAGGTTGAGAGAGCTGGTATCATTCGTCACGGTGCGAAATTGATTGCGGCTATGAGTGATGTGACAGTTCCTAAGATCTCAGTTGTTGTTCGTAAAGCCTATGGTGCAGGACTTTATGCTATGGCAGGACCTGCTTTCGAACCGGATTGTTGTATAGCTTTACCGACAGCTCAAATTGCAGTTATGGGTCCTGAGGCAGCTGTAAATGCTGTATACTCTAATAAGATTAATGAGATTGAGGATCCGAAGGAACGTATGAAGTATGTTCAAGAGAAACATCAAGAATATAAGGAGCATATCGATATTTATAAACTTGCTTCTGAAATGATTGTGGATCAAATCGTATCTGCAGATGACCTACGTGAAGAATTGATGGATCGTTTCGAAGTATATGAGTCGAAAGAAATGATATTCAGTGAACGTAAACATCCTGTTTATCCGGTGTAAATCAAATGAATTCATATCAACCAAAGGATTAATCCCAGTTTAGTTTGGGATTAATCCTTTTTTTAAAGCGCATATTGAATACAGAACAATCACCTACCTGAGCAGGAGATGGTTTGCTTGCGAAAACGATGACATAAACATGCGAGTTATGTGCTACTATTAAATAAAATTAGGAAGAAAGTAGGGGGTAGCTCATGAAGGCTTCTATTATAGGAGGTGGCTCGATTGGACTTCTTTTCGCAGCCTATTTACTTCGAAGTGGAATGGATGTTTCTTTGATTGTGAGACGAAAGGAACAGAAGGGCGCTATCCAAAATGACGGACTGAAGTTAAAATCGAGAAATGGTCAATTTACATATAAACCTGATGTTCATATTTTAAGTGAAGTAGAGTCTATTGAGGCTGATATATTGATTGTAGCTGTAAAATCTTATCAAGTTGCCGATATTAAATCAGAAATCTTAACTAAATTTGAACAAACTAAATCCATTTTATTTGTACAAAATGGGATGCATCATATTAAATTTTTGCCAGACCTAAAGAACCATTCCGTCTACTTAGGAATTGTGGAACATGGGTCTCTTAAGGAATCCGATACATGTATCCGCCATACAGGGGTAGGACAAACGAAAATTGCTCCTTACATTGATGGTCATTCCGGAATCAATTGGGAACAATACTCCACTGACTCCTTTTCTTTTGTTCATCATCATGATTGGTATGAAATGTTGAGTAAGAAGCTTCATATCAACTCAGTAATAAATCCTTTAACGGCTATTTTAGGTGTCGAGAATGGTAGGTTGTTAGATCATCCTGACTGGATAGATTTAATGAAGAAGCTAAGTGCTGAATCTTGTCGAGTACTTCATATAAATGAAAACGATGCATGGGAGGATTTATTAACGGTCTGCAAGAATACATCTTTAAACAAATCATCTATGTTAAGAGATATAGAAAGTCGTCGAAAAACAGAAATAGAGGCGATTAATGGGTACTTGGTTGAATTGGCTAGTCAGGACCAGATTGAGTTATCGAATCACGAATTTGTTTACAAAATGATAAAGGGTATGGAAATGTAAAGGGGAAGAGGGGGAAGCAATGTTAGGTGTCTTGCTTGGTTCGATTGCAACATTTGTTACTGTTCCGTTTTTAGTTTGGGGTGTCGTATATGTTGTGACAAGAAAAATCTCAAGAAAGAAGAAGTTTTCATTCATGTTAGCTACAGATGTGACGACATTCTTTCTTATTATTTCGGTATTGGTGACGATGTACACGATTTGGAGTAGGCCCTTCATCTGGCCAGTGATCATTTTATTGTTATTGATTGTTATAGGTATTACCTTTCTATTTTGGAAACAAGATAAGGACGTTGGTATATCTCATATTATCAAAACATCCTGGCGCTTTAATTTCCTATTGTTTTCATCCGGTTATTTATTTCTTTGCGTTTATGGGTTAGTACAAAGAACATTGGAGTTGTAATCTCAAGCAGAATTGTTTAAGAGTACCCCATAAATTTGCTATACTCATATTCGCAAAGTGACGGTGTGACTTAGAAAGGAAGAACGTTATGAATGTGCATGATTTACCATATACGAAAAAAGATGACCTATATACCGCTTACCTTTCTGGGGATGAAAGTGTACGGAGTTTGTTTCACTATGACCCAATGGATGAGGAAAGCTATTTTCAACGTTGGAAAGCTCTAAAAGAAAGAAAATTCCAAAGAGAAGCATTACATAATCACCTTAAGGCTTTCCATCTTCATCTACCAGCTTCTGAGAAAACATTTGATAATATTGACCGTTTGAAAAATCCCGATACAACGGTTGTCGTTACCGGACAACAAGCAGGACTTTTAACAGGTCCTCTCTATTCAATACATAAATGTATGTCTGCGATCCTGTTTGCTAAAGAAAAAGAAAAGCAACTTGGTGCACCAGTAGTTCCAGTCTTCTGGATTGCTGGAGAAGATCATGATTTTGATGAAGTGAATCATATCAATGTTATTCAGAAAAATGACATCATCAAGAAGAAAATATTAATGAATGAAGGTAAGAGGTCGGTTTCTAACATACGACTTGAGAAAGACAGACTGCGTCAATGGGTCGATGAAGTCATTCGTTCATTCGGGGAGAAGAAACATACGCAAGACTTGAAACAATTGATGGAAGATGCAGTTGATCATTCAACTTCGATGACAGATTTTTTCGCTTACCTTATGTTAAAACTGTTTGAAGATCAAGGTCTTGTCATGATGGACGCTCACCATCCAGAAATAAGAAAACTTGAGTCTGCAACATTCCAAGCAATGATTGCAAATACTGAAGAAATTGATGGGGCATTTCAGAAAGGTAGTGAGCAATTACATTCACTAGGATATCCCTCATTAATTGAGTCTGAAGAGAACAATTCGCACTTATTCATTGAAGAACAAGATGCGAGAGTATTGCTCATTAGAGAAGATGGTCACTTTCGTGGTAAGAATAATGAATGTCTATATTCGAAGGAAGAGTTGTTAAACATTGCAAAAGAGACGCCTCACCGACTAAGTAACAATGTGGTTACTCGTCCTTTAATGCAAGAGTTGATTCTCCCTACACTTGCGTTCGTTGCGGGACCGGGTGAAGTTTCTTACTGGAGTATGCTTAAATCAGTCTTTGAAGTTCATAATGTTACGATGCCTCCAATTGTACCTAGGTTATCACTAGCGCTAGTAGACAGAACCACTCAAAAAATGTTAGATGAAACAAAACTTGATTTGAAGAGTGTGTTGAAAACGGGTACCCAAAAAGAGAAAGAAAAATGGTTGTCGGATCAAGTATCTTTTGATCTAGATGCTCAAATAACGAAGTCATTACAGATATTTAAAGAAGAGCATGATCAGTTGAAGCATTCTGCTTTATCCTTGG
This Pseudalkalibacillus berkeleyi DNA region includes the following protein-coding sequences:
- a CDS encoding N-acetyltransferase, which produces MYKVQKLLVNYKTLEEFKKFKEYGVQELSMLEDLQENIIENDSESPFYGIYYGNKLVARMSLYRIDGHYDRYFDPPQDYLELWKLEVLPDYHGKGFGSALVQYAKSYNLPVKTNARQRSSEFWEKMNFSSVTYNPNRDRGENPYVWYPDGVHEQQDPTTDNSLIKETDLSSESIES
- a CDS encoding RsfA family transcriptional regulator yields the protein MGSTRQDAWNHDEDLLLAEVVLRHIREGGTQLAAFEEVGRKLSRTSAACGFRWNSLLRKRYDAAIAIAKKQRKTMNQTSKPKKANEKQRDQVKVMSNNAVELSLDEVIQYLQTLQETEAHSQAILSEYHQLQDENANLIKQNKALSIQYDQLQNEYEKIHEDHKVLLNFMDRARKMAISDDESAATQVKFQMDYNGNLEKIEK
- a CDS encoding 2-dehydropantoate 2-reductase, which translates into the protein MKASIIGGGSIGLLFAAYLLRSGMDVSLIVRRKEQKGAIQNDGLKLKSRNGQFTYKPDVHILSEVESIEADILIVAVKSYQVADIKSEILTKFEQTKSILFVQNGMHHIKFLPDLKNHSVYLGIVEHGSLKESDTCIRHTGVGQTKIAPYIDGHSGINWEQYSTDSFSFVHHHDWYEMLSKKLHINSVINPLTAILGVENGRLLDHPDWIDLMKKLSAESCRVLHINENDAWEDLLTVCKNTSLNKSSMLRDIESRRKTEIEAINGYLVELASQDQIELSNHEFVYKMIKGMEM
- the bshC gene encoding bacillithiol biosynthesis cysteine-adding enzyme BshC, which gives rise to MNVHDLPYTKKDDLYTAYLSGDESVRSLFHYDPMDEESYFQRWKALKERKFQREALHNHLKAFHLHLPASEKTFDNIDRLKNPDTTVVVTGQQAGLLTGPLYSIHKCMSAILFAKEKEKQLGAPVVPVFWIAGEDHDFDEVNHINVIQKNDIIKKKILMNEGKRSVSNIRLEKDRLRQWVDEVIRSFGEKKHTQDLKQLMEDAVDHSTSMTDFFAYLMLKLFEDQGLVMMDAHHPEIRKLESATFQAMIANTEEIDGAFQKGSEQLHSLGYPSLIESEENNSHLFIEEQDARVLLIREDGHFRGKNNECLYSKEELLNIAKETPHRLSNNVVTRPLMQELILPTLAFVAGPGEVSYWSMLKSVFEVHNVTMPPIVPRLSLALVDRTTQKMLDETKLDLKSVLKTGTQKEKEKWLSDQVSFDLDAQITKSLQIFKEEHDQLKHSALSLDKGLQQVTEKNWTIIENQINYLKKSMERSIHRQHEVELRKYDYIQAHLLPNGQPQERILNIFYYINEYGMEMIQELIAQRYKWNGNLQIVCI
- a CDS encoding DUF3397 domain-containing protein yields the protein MLGVLLGSIATFVTVPFLVWGVVYVVTRKISRKKKFSFMLATDVTTFFLIISVLVTMYTIWSRPFIWPVIILLLLIVIGITFLFWKQDKDVGISHIIKTSWRFNFLLFSSGYLFLCVYGLVQRTLEL
- a CDS encoding biotin/lipoyl-containing protein, producing the protein MKEITASMAGTVLNVLVSEGESVTSGQSVLTLESMKMEIPIETTEAGEVSSVNVNVGDFVNEGDVLVVMK
- a CDS encoding enoyl-CoA hydratase/isomerase family protein, with the protein product MVKKAVHIEIRDEIGWVILNQPNRYNAINFEMIDLLEEGIARLKNDESVKALVITGAGEKAFCSGGDLSAFHQLHSEQEAYSMLSRMGKVLLDLFQFPKPTVALLNGVAVGGGCEIATACDIRIASDHVKFGFIQGSLGITTGWGGTTFLMERVPKDAAFELLIRANKIPVTTGLQIGFIQQVFAKETIQEDFQNWIRPMLKNTRGVLEAYKQRRLDQIDYKTIKKRMNQEISECSRLWASDEHHQAVAAFLKRQ
- a CDS encoding acyl-CoA carboxylase subunit beta, with amino-acid sequence MLKTINETLQETKARVEAGGAEKYHEKLKTQNKLFARKRLELLFDDGTYTIEDGKFANNQAEGLPADGVVTAIGKVNGQKVCVMANDSTVKAGSWGARTVEKIIRIQETAMRLKLPMFYLVDSAGARITDQIEMFPNRRGAGKIFYNQVKMSGMVPQVCVLFGPSAAGGAYIPAFCDTVIMVDQNASMYLGSPRMAEKVIGEKVTLEEMGGARMHCSISGCGDVLAHDEEEAIASARDYISYFPSNYRNKPEKLEGVSPVKGRALSDIVPENQNVPFDMYEFIDGLVDEGSFYEMKKLFAPEMITGFARMDGKVVGIVANQPKVKGGVLFVDSADKAAKFITLCDAFSIPLLFLADVPGFMIGTKVERAGIIRHGAKLIAAMSDVTVPKISVVVRKAYGAGLYAMAGPAFEPDCCIALPTAQIAVMGPEAAVNAVYSNKINEIEDPKERMKYVQEKHQEYKEHIDIYKLASEMIVDQIVSADDLREELMDRFEVYESKEMIFSERKHPVYPV
- a CDS encoding acetyl-CoA carboxylase biotin carboxylase subunit, translating into MKKLLIANRGEIAARIVRTCEKLGIEPVIVYSQADKDLPYVKNAKIAHEIGEPPVAKSYLNSDKILEVARTEQVDAIHPGYGFLSENADFVRNVENANMIFIGPTANVVEAMGDKVKARKTMQEANVPVVPGSDGALKDVEEAVQLAGEIGYPVMIKASAGGGGIGMQKCEDEKTLRTAFVSSQNRAKAYFGNDEMFMEKFITNSRHIEVQIFGDEHGNVVHLFERDCSIQRRHQKVIEETPSPFLSEEVRTEICNAAVQAGKHVKYTNAGTVEFIVDEEENFYFLEMNTRLQVEHPVTEMVTGLDLVEWQIEIAQSKPLPKSQEELTKKGHSFEFRIYAEDPTTFLPSPGKIDTFEYPTREGVRVDTGFASQTQVTPFYDPMIAKVIIYGTNRQEAITKSIQFFDEWKLDGIKHNGPLFTTVLNEESFQKGNYTTLYLNQLNTKVKN